The following proteins come from a genomic window of Kitasatospora sp. NBC_01246:
- a CDS encoding response regulator — translation MNSPSVRPEISVLVVEDDPVAAAAHTLYVGREPGFRAAGTVHSCADALRFLDRARAAGRPVDLTLLDLYLPDGHGLQLCGTLRAAGHTTDVIAVTSARDLAMVRQAVSAGVVQYLLKPFGAAALHDRLERYARYRDTLGRTGEATGQDEVDQALALLRTPERTALPKGLSAPTLDTVATVLREARTGISAAAAGTAAGVSRITARRYLEHLVDTGLAAREPQYGNVGRPELCYRWTGGGERKGVTPGRA, via the coding sequence ATGAACAGCCCGTCGGTCCGGCCCGAGATCTCCGTCCTGGTGGTCGAGGACGACCCGGTGGCCGCCGCCGCCCACACCCTGTACGTCGGGCGCGAGCCCGGCTTCCGCGCCGCCGGGACGGTGCACAGCTGCGCCGACGCGCTGCGCTTCCTGGACCGCGCCCGGGCGGCCGGCCGGCCCGTCGACCTCACCCTGCTCGACCTCTACCTGCCGGACGGCCACGGCCTCCAGCTCTGCGGCACGCTGCGCGCGGCCGGCCACACCACCGACGTCATCGCCGTCACCTCGGCCCGCGACCTCGCGATGGTCCGCCAGGCCGTCTCGGCGGGCGTGGTCCAGTACCTGCTGAAGCCGTTCGGCGCGGCCGCGCTGCACGACCGGCTGGAGCGCTACGCCCGCTACCGCGACACCCTGGGCCGCACCGGCGAGGCCACCGGCCAGGACGAGGTGGACCAGGCGCTCGCCCTGCTGCGCACCCCGGAACGCACCGCCCTCCCCAAGGGGTTGAGCGCCCCCACACTGGACACCGTCGCCACCGTGCTGCGGGAGGCCCGCACCGGGATCTCCGCGGCGGCCGCCGGAACCGCCGCCGGCGTCTCCCGGATCACCGCCCGCCGCTACCTGGAACACCTCGTCGACACCGGCCTGGCGGCCCGCGAACCGCAGTACGGCAACGTCGGCCGCCCGGAGCTCTGCTACCGCTGGACGGGCGGCGGCGAGCGGAAGGGCGTCACACCGGGACGAGCATGA
- a CDS encoding class I SAM-dependent methyltransferase gives MPPSPSPAPGAPDPAGRDAEHSAELARTRAFFASRAAGWDAKFPDDGPRYDAAVATLGLRPGGRVLDAGCGTGRALPPLRAAVGPDGLVLGVDVTPEMLREAGAHHPGTAALLLADCARLPLPDAALDAVFAAGLISHLDDPDRALRELARVTRPGAVLALFHPVGRAALAARHGRALTPDDLRAEPNLRPLLTTTGWHLDRYTDTDDQYLARAVRTAG, from the coding sequence ATGCCGCCCTCACCCTCCCCCGCCCCCGGCGCCCCCGACCCGGCCGGGCGCGACGCCGAGCACTCCGCCGAACTGGCCCGCACCCGCGCGTTCTTCGCCTCCCGCGCGGCCGGCTGGGACGCCAAGTTCCCCGACGACGGGCCGCGGTACGACGCCGCCGTCGCCACCCTCGGCCTGCGCCCGGGCGGTCGCGTCCTGGACGCCGGCTGCGGCACCGGCCGCGCCCTCCCCCCGCTGCGGGCGGCGGTCGGCCCCGACGGCCTGGTGCTCGGCGTCGACGTCACCCCCGAGATGCTGCGCGAGGCCGGCGCCCACCACCCCGGCACCGCGGCCCTGCTGCTCGCCGACTGCGCCCGCCTCCCGCTCCCGGACGCCGCCCTCGACGCCGTCTTCGCCGCCGGGCTGATCTCCCACCTCGACGATCCGGACCGCGCCCTGCGCGAACTCGCCCGCGTCACCCGCCCCGGCGCCGTGCTGGCCCTCTTCCACCCCGTCGGCCGGGCCGCCCTGGCCGCCCGCCACGGCCGCGCGCTCACCCCCGACGACCTCCGCGCCGAACCCAACCTCCGCCCCCTCCTGACCACCACCGGCTGGCACCTGGACAGGTACACCGACACCGACGACCAGTACCTCGCCCGAGCGGTCAGGACCGCCGGCTAG